A single genomic interval of Aneurinibacillus migulanus harbors:
- a CDS encoding ParB/RepB/Spo0J family partition protein → MSKRLGRGLDALISSLDIDEGDHILQVELKKIRPNPYQPRKYFAEESLQELANSIRENGIVQPLVARKSVKGYELVAGERRLRAAKLAQIEHVPVVVREFTDEQVMQIALIENLQREDLNAIEIAQAYQKLITTFSLKQEELAKKVGKSRPHVANFLRLLQLPEDIQERVSRGTLSMAHARTLLGIEKDKAKIELAKEVEEKELSVRELEDIVKKLSEKKNVSRETKQPDKHFFVKDLEERLRMAFGTSVSIKPSKNRNKGKIEIAYFSEDDLERILEIIEKNRM, encoded by the coding sequence TTGAGTAAACGTTTAGGGCGAGGGCTGGATGCATTAATTTCTTCCCTTGATATTGATGAAGGCGATCATATTCTCCAGGTCGAACTTAAAAAAATCCGGCCCAATCCTTATCAACCTCGCAAATATTTTGCTGAGGAGTCTCTACAGGAGCTTGCTAATTCGATACGAGAAAATGGGATTGTACAGCCATTGGTAGCCAGAAAAAGCGTCAAAGGATATGAGTTAGTAGCTGGTGAACGCCGTCTACGAGCTGCTAAGCTTGCCCAGATAGAACATGTGCCGGTTGTTGTACGAGAATTTACAGATGAGCAAGTCATGCAGATCGCTCTTATTGAAAATTTGCAGCGAGAAGATTTGAATGCCATCGAAATTGCTCAGGCTTATCAGAAGCTTATTACTACATTCTCACTTAAACAGGAAGAGCTGGCAAAGAAAGTAGGGAAAAGTCGACCGCATGTTGCTAATTTTTTGCGCTTGCTCCAATTGCCGGAAGATATTCAGGAGCGGGTTTCACGGGGAACTTTGTCTATGGCACATGCCCGTACTTTACTTGGGATAGAAAAGGACAAAGCGAAGATTGAACTGGCAAAAGAAGTGGAAGAAAAGGAATTAAGTGTTAGGGAACTGGAAGACATCGTGAAAAAATTAAGCGAGAAGAAAAATGTTTCACGTGAAACAAAACAGCCTGATAAACATTTTTTTGTCAAAGATTTGGAAGAAAGATTACGTATGGCGTTTGGTACCTCGGTAAGTATAAAGCCGTCTAAAAACCGTAATAAAGGAAAAATTGAAATCGCCTATTTTTCTGAGGACGATTTAGAGCGTATTTTGGAAATTATTGAAAAGAATAGAATGTAA
- the yyaC gene encoding spore protease YyaC: MINDNTTVQMYPPNPFRVDHSEEQAVDLLSQHLQQRLRVYRGHSEIVVFCIGTDRSTGDALGPIVGSHLERLYPNNVSIYGTLDSPVHAVNLQETIDLVKNRHHNPLIIAIDACLGQLNSVGKITVAHGPIKPGAGVKKQLPEVGTFHITGIVNVGGFMEYFVLQNTRLSVVMKMGEVIATSLHNAIAQAKDHPSRYITNLQTKSVYQSASE; encoded by the coding sequence ATGATAAACGACAATACTACGGTACAAATGTACCCACCCAATCCGTTTCGCGTTGACCATTCAGAGGAACAGGCCGTTGATCTGTTAAGCCAGCATCTCCAACAGCGACTTCGCGTATACCGTGGACATTCCGAGATTGTCGTTTTTTGCATCGGGACAGACCGCTCGACCGGAGACGCACTCGGCCCCATTGTCGGCTCACATCTGGAACGACTGTATCCGAATAATGTATCCATCTACGGGACGCTTGATTCTCCCGTTCATGCCGTTAACCTTCAAGAAACGATCGACCTCGTAAAGAATAGACACCACAATCCGCTTATAATCGCCATTGATGCGTGTCTGGGCCAATTAAATAGCGTAGGAAAGATTACGGTGGCGCACGGTCCTATCAAACCGGGAGCCGGAGTAAAAAAGCAATTGCCCGAAGTGGGAACCTTTCATATTACAGGCATTGTAAATGTCGGCGGCTTCATGGAGTATTTCGTTTTGCAAAATACGCGTTTAAGCGTCGTAATGAAAATGGGAGAAGTGATCGCTACTTCACTTCATAACGCCATAGCTCAGGCAAAAGACCATCCGTCCCGATATATAACGAATCTACAAACTAAATCCGTTTATCAAAGTGCTTCGGAATAA
- a CDS encoding DUF951 domain-containing protein → MERKQFGLGDVVEMKKQHPCGTNQWKIIRMGMDIRLKCQGCEHSVLIPRHKFEKSLKKVLVHAEENK, encoded by the coding sequence GTGGAGCGCAAGCAATTCGGTCTTGGAGACGTCGTGGAAATGAAAAAGCAGCATCCGTGCGGCACCAATCAGTGGAAAATTATTCGTATGGGCATGGACATTCGTTTAAAGTGCCAGGGATGCGAGCATAGCGTACTGATACCGCGACATAAATTTGAGAAAAGCTTAAAGAAAGTACTGGTTCACGCAGAAGAGAACAAATAG
- a CDS encoding DUF3343 domain-containing protein: MNHCILIAFDSTQQALRAEMLLEYADIEIDTRPTPKEITAGCALSIDIPFADFTIASRIIRDEKVEVKGYYHMVEGMYIPFAVQGEREREASEGE; encoded by the coding sequence ATGAACCATTGTATTTTAATCGCGTTTGACTCTACCCAGCAAGCGTTGCGGGCAGAAATGCTGCTCGAATACGCAGATATTGAGATTGATACGAGACCGACACCGAAAGAAATTACGGCCGGTTGTGCTCTTTCCATTGATATACCATTCGCAGATTTTACCATAGCCAGCCGAATTATTAGAGATGAAAAGGTGGAGGTAAAAGGGTATTATCATATGGTGGAGGGAATGTACATACCTTTCGCCGTACAGGGAGAAAGAGAGCGCGAAGCGTCAGAAGGAGAATAG
- the mnmG gene encoding tRNA uridine-5-carboxymethylaminomethyl(34) synthesis enzyme MnmG, which yields MGYQAGSFDVIVVGAGHAGAEAALAAARMGCSTLLLTINLDMIAYMPCNPSIGGPAKGHVVREIDALGGEMGKNIDKTYIQMRMLNTGKGPAVHALRAQADKFLYQHTMKQTIENTENLTLRQGVVERLIVEDGVCKGVIAKTGAEYEAKAVVLTTGTYLRGKIIIGDLQYESGPNNMQPSIELSHHLKELGFELVRFKTGTPPRVHNSSIDYSKTEIQPGDDVPRAFSYETTEFLTEEQLPCWLTYTNEKTHEIINSNLHRAPMFSGTIKGTGPRYCPSIEDKIVRFNDKPRHQIFLEPEGRNTEEVYVQGLSTSMPEEVQHQILKTIDGLENVKMMRAGYAIEYDAMVPSQLWPTLETKRVQGLYTAGQLNGTSGYEEAAGQGIMAGINAALKTQGKDSLILDRSQAYIGVMIDDLVTKGTTEPYRLLTSRAEYRLLLRHDNADMRLTEIGHQIGLIREERYQRFLQKKEAIEVEKERLRTVKVGPKPEVQQMLRDVGSKELDNAIDLYSLLKRPEVTYKHVAQLVPAEVEIPEDVAEQVEIQIKYEGYIRKQLQDVERLKKMEKKKLPEDLDYMNIQGLAMEARQRLEKVRPLSIGQASRISGVTPADISVLLIYLESYRKVAN from the coding sequence ATGGGATACCAGGCAGGTTCATTTGACGTAATTGTAGTCGGCGCCGGTCACGCGGGTGCGGAAGCAGCGCTTGCAGCAGCTCGAATGGGATGTTCAACGCTGCTCTTAACAATAAATCTTGATATGATCGCCTACATGCCATGCAATCCGTCCATCGGCGGTCCAGCCAAAGGCCATGTGGTACGGGAAATCGATGCGTTAGGCGGCGAGATGGGCAAAAATATCGACAAAACATACATTCAGATGCGGATGCTGAACACAGGGAAAGGGCCGGCTGTACATGCGCTTCGCGCTCAGGCAGATAAATTTTTGTATCAGCATACGATGAAACAAACGATCGAGAACACAGAAAACTTGACGCTCCGCCAAGGAGTAGTTGAACGCTTAATTGTGGAAGACGGTGTATGTAAAGGTGTAATCGCAAAAACAGGAGCAGAATACGAAGCGAAAGCAGTTGTTCTGACAACGGGAACGTATCTGCGTGGCAAAATCATTATCGGTGACTTGCAATATGAAAGCGGTCCGAACAACATGCAGCCTTCTATAGAGCTGTCACACCACCTGAAGGAGCTGGGATTTGAACTCGTTCGGTTCAAAACAGGTACACCACCACGAGTGCATAACAGTTCGATTGATTACAGCAAAACGGAAATTCAGCCAGGTGATGATGTTCCGCGAGCGTTTTCCTATGAGACGACAGAGTTTTTGACGGAAGAACAGCTCCCTTGCTGGTTGACGTATACGAATGAAAAAACGCATGAAATTATCAACAGCAATCTGCACCGTGCTCCGATGTTTTCCGGAACTATCAAAGGAACGGGTCCGCGTTACTGTCCATCAATCGAAGATAAAATTGTACGTTTTAACGACAAGCCGCGCCACCAGATTTTCCTGGAGCCTGAAGGACGCAACACAGAGGAAGTATATGTCCAGGGGTTATCAACCAGTATGCCAGAGGAAGTACAACACCAGATTTTAAAAACGATCGATGGTCTTGAGAACGTGAAAATGATGCGCGCCGGCTATGCGATAGAATATGATGCAATGGTACCGAGCCAGTTATGGCCGACACTGGAGACGAAGCGTGTACAAGGTTTGTATACAGCCGGACAATTAAATGGAACCTCTGGCTATGAGGAAGCAGCTGGACAGGGAATTATGGCGGGGATTAATGCTGCCTTGAAAACCCAAGGTAAAGATTCCTTGATTCTTGATCGCTCACAGGCGTATATCGGAGTCATGATCGATGATCTGGTGACAAAAGGGACAACTGAGCCGTATCGTCTGCTTACATCCCGTGCCGAATACCGTTTGCTACTGCGACATGATAATGCCGATATGCGTCTGACGGAGATCGGTCATCAAATTGGTTTAATCCGTGAGGAAAGATACCAGCGTTTTCTACAGAAAAAAGAGGCTATTGAGGTAGAAAAAGAGCGTTTACGGACGGTGAAAGTAGGTCCGAAACCGGAAGTACAGCAGATGTTACGTGATGTGGGTTCAAAAGAACTTGATAATGCCATTGATTTGTATTCTCTGTTGAAACGTCCAGAAGTAACCTATAAGCATGTGGCTCAACTCGTACCGGCTGAAGTAGAAATCCCGGAAGATGTAGCAGAACAGGTCGAGATTCAGATTAAATATGAAGGATATATTCGTAAACAACTGCAAGATGTAGAGCGTCTGAAAAAAATGGAGAAAAAGAAGCTTCCAGAAGATCTTGATTACATGAATATTCAAGGATTAGCAATGGAAGCTCGTCAGAGACTTGAAAAAGTAAGACCGCTGTCCATTGGGCAAGCATCACGTATCTCTGGTGTTACGCCTGCGGATATCTCCGTATTGCTTATATATCTTGAATCCTACCGAAAAGTCGCAAATTAG
- the ychF gene encoding redox-regulated ATPase YchF: MSNSCGIVGLPNVGKSTLFNAITQAGAESANYPFCTIEPNVGIVEVPDVRLQKLTELVVPNRTVPTAFQFVDIAGLVRGASKGEGLGNQFLSHIREVDAIAHVVRCFEDENITHVEGKIDPINDITTINLELILADLESVERRVERLGRKVKSGDKEAKVEYDVLLKLRDALENEKPARSLELTDDEKKLVRHFHLLTMKPVLYVTNVSEDGIQEAENGQNPYVEKVKEFAAAEGSGVVIISAKVESEIAEMDEEDKAMFLEELGLEESGLDRLIREAYTLLGLITYFTAGVQEVRAWTIRRGTKAPQAAAVIHNDFERGFIRAEVVAYDDLIEAGSMAKAKENGKFRLEGKEYVVVDGDIMHFRFNV; this comes from the coding sequence ATGTCGAATTCTTGTGGGATTGTAGGGCTTCCTAACGTAGGGAAGTCTACGCTGTTTAATGCGATTACTCAAGCAGGGGCTGAGTCGGCCAATTATCCGTTCTGTACGATTGAGCCAAATGTAGGAATTGTAGAAGTTCCGGATGTACGTCTGCAAAAACTGACAGAGCTGGTCGTTCCAAATCGTACGGTTCCAACTGCATTCCAGTTTGTCGATATCGCAGGCCTTGTGCGCGGCGCTAGCAAAGGAGAAGGCCTGGGAAACCAGTTTCTTTCCCATATCCGAGAAGTAGATGCAATTGCGCATGTTGTTCGTTGCTTTGAAGACGAGAATATTACACATGTCGAGGGGAAAATTGATCCTATTAATGATATTACGACCATTAACTTGGAACTAATTCTTGCAGATTTGGAGTCGGTTGAACGACGAGTAGAACGTCTGGGTCGAAAAGTGAAATCCGGGGATAAAGAAGCAAAAGTGGAATATGATGTACTGTTGAAGCTGCGAGATGCATTGGAAAACGAGAAGCCGGCTCGCAGCCTAGAATTGACGGACGACGAGAAAAAATTGGTTCGGCACTTCCACCTATTGACGATGAAGCCGGTACTTTATGTCACGAATGTCAGCGAAGACGGGATTCAAGAAGCGGAGAACGGACAGAATCCATACGTTGAGAAAGTAAAAGAATTTGCTGCTGCCGAAGGCTCTGGCGTAGTTATTATTTCGGCGAAGGTAGAATCGGAAATTGCAGAGATGGATGAAGAAGACAAGGCGATGTTTTTAGAAGAGCTTGGCCTTGAGGAGTCTGGTCTGGATCGATTGATTCGTGAAGCGTATACGCTGCTTGGTCTGATTACGTATTTTACTGCGGGAGTGCAAGAAGTACGTGCGTGGACGATTCGCCGCGGAACGAAAGCGCCACAGGCGGCAGCCGTCATTCATAATGATTTTGAACGCGGCTTTATCCGGGCTGAAGTAGTAGCATATGATGACTTAATTGAAGCCGGCTCCATGGCGAAAGCGAAGGAGAATGGTAAGTTCCGTCTCGAGGGAAAAGAATACGTAGTGGTGGACGGAGACATTATGCATTTCCGATTTAATGTATAA
- a CDS encoding ParA family protein, whose amino-acid sequence MGKIIAVTNQKGGVGKTTTSVNLSACIAKEGKKVLLVDIDAQGNATSGIGVEKANVRYCVYDVLINDINILDATLPTDIEDLFVLPATIQLAGAEIELVPVYSREKRLKKALDVVRDTYDYIIIDCPPSLGILTINALTAADSVLIPIQCEYYALEGLSQLLNTIRLVQKQLNRNLYIEGVLLTMLDARTNLGIQVIDEVKKYFQEKVYGTIIPRNIRLSEAPSHGQSIITYDRRSKGAEVYSDLAREVIGIE is encoded by the coding sequence ATGGGCAAAATTATTGCAGTCACAAATCAAAAGGGCGGCGTAGGAAAAACAACCACTTCCGTAAATCTGAGCGCTTGTATTGCCAAAGAAGGCAAAAAGGTGCTGCTGGTCGATATTGACGCCCAGGGAAATGCTACGAGCGGCATTGGTGTCGAGAAGGCGAATGTCAGGTATTGCGTATATGATGTCCTCATTAATGATATCAACATCCTGGACGCGACGTTGCCGACGGATATTGAAGATCTTTTTGTCCTGCCAGCCACCATTCAACTTGCGGGAGCGGAGATCGAACTGGTACCTGTGTATTCGCGTGAGAAACGCTTGAAAAAAGCGTTGGATGTCGTACGAGATACGTACGATTATATTATCATTGATTGCCCGCCATCTCTGGGAATTTTAACCATCAATGCATTAACAGCAGCCGATTCTGTCCTTATTCCTATTCAGTGTGAATATTATGCGCTGGAAGGACTTAGCCAACTGTTAAATACAATTCGTCTGGTGCAGAAACAGTTAAACCGGAATCTCTATATTGAAGGCGTACTGCTCACGATGCTGGATGCCAGAACAAATTTAGGGATTCAGGTTATTGATGAAGTAAAGAAGTACTTTCAGGAAAAAGTATATGGAACCATTATTCCGCGCAATATACGGTTAAGTGAAGCACCCAGCCACGGACAATCTATCATTACCTATGATCGGCGTTCTAAGGGAGCAGAGGTGTACAGCGACTTAGCCAGAGAGGTGATCGGAATTGAGTAA
- the rsmG gene encoding 16S rRNA (guanine(527)-N(7))-methyltransferase RsmG, whose product MDAVTLRHMAADRGIALSEEQMAQFEKYYELLVEWNEKMNLTGITEKSQVYEKHFYDSITPAFYYDFTNVESVIDVGSGAGFPGIPLKICFPSLKLTILDSLNKRLVFLQEVARQLELKNVEFVHGRAEDAGRDKKYREQFDMATARAVARMNVLTELCIPFVKPGGVFLVMKGANVEEELNEGKKAIKSLGGKTEKVETFELPEEQSERNIIIVRKQEKTPAVYPRKAGTPAKKPLV is encoded by the coding sequence ATGGATGCAGTTACGTTGCGGCATATGGCCGCGGATAGAGGAATTGCTCTCTCGGAAGAGCAGATGGCGCAGTTTGAGAAATACTATGAACTGCTTGTAGAATGGAACGAAAAAATGAACCTTACTGGTATTACCGAGAAATCTCAAGTATATGAAAAACACTTCTACGATTCAATTACACCGGCCTTTTATTATGATTTTACGAACGTGGAGAGTGTAATCGATGTGGGATCAGGAGCGGGATTTCCCGGCATTCCATTGAAGATTTGTTTTCCTTCTCTTAAGCTTACAATTCTTGATTCATTGAATAAGCGGCTGGTTTTCCTGCAGGAAGTCGCCAGGCAACTTGAACTGAAGAATGTGGAATTTGTCCATGGCCGGGCAGAAGATGCGGGAAGAGACAAAAAGTACCGAGAACAGTTTGATATGGCTACTGCGCGGGCAGTAGCCAGAATGAATGTACTAACTGAATTGTGCATTCCTTTTGTTAAACCAGGCGGCGTTTTTCTTGTAATGAAGGGTGCCAATGTTGAAGAAGAACTGAACGAAGGAAAAAAAGCCATTAAATCATTGGGCGGAAAAACGGAGAAAGTAGAAACGTTCGAATTGCCGGAAGAGCAATCGGAACGAAACATTATTATTGTCCGTAAACAGGAAAAAACACCAGCCGTATACCCGCGAAAGGCTGGTACACCGGCCAAAAAACCGCTTGTATAA
- the noc gene encoding nucleoid occlusion protein codes for MKDQFSRLFGLTERTDQEEIRNIPVARIVPNPYQPRTVFDDDKIDELCETIKVHGVIQPIVVRERGGAFEIIAGERRWRAVTRLGMEKIPAIIKDFNNEQAASIALIENLQREGLTPIEEAIAYQKLIDIHGLTQESLASRLGKGQSTIANKLRLLHLPEPVQEALLGRKISERHARALLVLKDEELQLKVLHEVVEKGWNVKQTEQRIKLLMEAQNQKPGKQRRSFSKDMRLAINTVRQSVDMVLQSGLNIQTEEEDHEEFYQFVIKIPKEKK; via the coding sequence ATGAAGGATCAGTTTTCTCGTTTATTCGGTCTGACGGAACGCACCGATCAAGAAGAAATCCGGAACATACCGGTTGCCAGGATTGTACCCAACCCTTATCAACCTCGAACTGTATTTGATGATGATAAAATTGATGAATTGTGCGAAACGATAAAAGTGCACGGTGTTATTCAACCGATTGTTGTCCGAGAACGGGGCGGCGCATTTGAAATTATTGCCGGTGAGAGGCGTTGGCGCGCGGTAACACGCTTGGGAATGGAGAAAATCCCAGCCATTATTAAAGACTTCAACAATGAACAGGCTGCTTCCATCGCACTTATCGAAAATCTGCAACGCGAAGGGCTAACACCGATTGAAGAAGCTATCGCATATCAGAAATTGATTGATATTCATGGATTAACCCAGGAAAGTCTCGCCAGCCGCCTGGGTAAGGGACAATCCACTATAGCTAACAAGCTGCGTCTGCTTCATCTACCTGAACCAGTACAGGAAGCGTTGCTTGGCAGGAAAATCTCTGAGCGGCATGCGCGTGCACTGCTTGTCTTGAAAGATGAAGAGCTGCAGTTGAAGGTGCTACATGAAGTAGTGGAAAAAGGGTGGAATGTAAAACAAACGGAGCAGCGCATTAAGCTGTTGATGGAAGCGCAAAACCAGAAGCCAGGGAAGCAACGTCGTTCATTTTCGAAGGATATGCGTTTGGCTATTAATACGGTCCGTCAATCGGTTGATATGGTGTTGCAGAGCGGATTGAACATCCAGACCGAAGAAGAAGATCATGAGGAATTTTATCAGTTCGTTATCAAAATTCCTAAAGAGAAAAAATAG
- the rpsF gene encoding 30S ribosomal protein S6 — protein MRKYEVMYILRPDLQEEATKANVERFSNVITEDGGEMEKVNEMGKKRLAYEIDDYREGFYVLMNFQSEPQAVNEMERLMKISDDVIRYLVVREDEK, from the coding sequence ATGCGCAAATACGAAGTTATGTACATCTTGCGCCCAGACCTTCAAGAAGAAGCCACCAAGGCTAACGTTGAACGTTTCTCCAATGTAATTACGGAGGACGGCGGCGAAATGGAGAAGGTTAACGAAATGGGTAAAAAGCGTCTGGCATATGAAATCGATGATTATCGTGAAGGTTTCTATGTGCTCATGAACTTCCAATCCGAGCCGCAGGCTGTTAATGAGATGGAACGTCTGATGAAGATTAGCGACGATGTGATTCGTTACCTGGTTGTTCGTGAAGACGAAAAATAA
- a CDS encoding DUF554 domain-containing protein: MVLLGTVVNTVAIIAGALLGSLLSGIKENMRVTVMQGISLAIFVLGIQMGMASQNFLLVIFSLVVGSILGEWWKIEEKLQSLGIWLENRVGGKGKGSISTAFVTTTLVYCVGAMAILGSLDSGLRNDHQVLFTKAMLDGFAAIIFASALGIGVIFSAVPVFLYQGLITLSASHINHFVDEKLMMLIVNEITATGGIMIMAIAINLLELKKIRIANMLPALLVVSVGVPIMHHWSRILEWIENLL, encoded by the coding sequence ATGGTGTTGTTGGGAACGGTTGTGAATACAGTTGCAATTATTGCAGGAGCATTGCTTGGTTCGTTGCTATCAGGTATTAAAGAAAACATGAGAGTAACCGTAATGCAGGGCATTTCACTGGCGATTTTCGTGCTGGGCATACAGATGGGAATGGCATCGCAAAACTTTCTGTTGGTTATCTTCAGTCTGGTAGTCGGAAGTATTCTCGGAGAATGGTGGAAGATAGAAGAGAAATTGCAATCTCTGGGCATCTGGCTGGAGAATAGGGTCGGTGGCAAAGGAAAAGGAAGTATTTCCACCGCCTTTGTCACTACTACGCTCGTTTATTGCGTAGGTGCGATGGCAATTCTTGGCTCGCTTGATAGTGGACTACGCAATGATCATCAGGTATTATTCACAAAAGCGATGCTTGATGGTTTCGCAGCGATTATTTTTGCTTCTGCTCTTGGTATTGGAGTCATCTTTTCTGCTGTGCCCGTTTTTTTGTATCAAGGATTGATTACATTAAGCGCCTCACATATCAATCACTTCGTGGATGAAAAGCTAATGATGCTCATCGTAAATGAAATTACGGCAACGGGCGGAATTATGATTATGGCCATTGCTATTAATTTGTTGGAATTGAAAAAAATTCGGATTGCCAATATGCTTCCGGCTTTGCTGGTGGTCTCTGTTGGTGTGCCGATTATGCATCATTGGTCCCGAATTCTGGAATGGATTGAAAACCTGTTATAA
- a CDS encoding mechanosensitive ion channel family protein codes for MDLTKYYDEFIAYVTDVEKWVAFGKIALKIILILIVARIIVTVASAAVNRIFQERQLQGGKLDSLRIDPRRSQTLRTLINNIIKYTIYFIAFLNVFTFLGYDPKPLLASAGVLGLAIGFGAQNLVRDVITGFFIIFEDQFAVGDVITVGNVTGTVQEIGLRVTRIKIWTGEVYIIPNGNITEVTNLSVANSLAVVDVSVAYNEDINEVVKLLEEQTARWEEEYEQVVATPTVLGVERFGTSDVVIRIIAECQPMQHYPVMRSLRADIKRMFDERGIEAPYPHMVMIPHPGEENRMEKEEREEKASS; via the coding sequence GTGGATCTTACCAAGTATTATGACGAGTTTATCGCCTACGTTACTGATGTAGAGAAATGGGTAGCTTTTGGTAAAATAGCGCTGAAAATTATCCTTATTCTTATCGTTGCAAGAATTATTGTGACCGTGGCAAGCGCCGCGGTAAACCGGATTTTCCAGGAACGGCAGTTGCAGGGTGGAAAGCTGGACTCATTAAGGATAGATCCCCGGCGTAGTCAAACGCTCCGCACGTTAATAAACAATATTATTAAATATACGATTTATTTTATTGCGTTTCTTAATGTATTTACATTTCTCGGATATGATCCGAAGCCGTTGCTGGCAAGCGCCGGAGTACTGGGCTTAGCCATTGGTTTTGGCGCACAAAATCTTGTACGCGACGTCATTACTGGCTTTTTTATTATTTTTGAGGATCAATTTGCGGTAGGCGATGTAATCACTGTTGGTAACGTAACAGGCACGGTGCAAGAAATCGGTTTGCGGGTTACGCGAATTAAGATTTGGACGGGCGAAGTATACATTATTCCAAATGGAAACATTACTGAAGTAACAAACCTGTCCGTAGCTAATTCGCTAGCTGTAGTGGATGTCAGCGTAGCCTATAATGAAGATATTAACGAAGTGGTTAAATTATTGGAGGAACAGACAGCCCGTTGGGAGGAAGAGTACGAACAGGTTGTTGCCACGCCAACTGTGCTCGGGGTTGAGCGCTTCGGCACATCAGATGTAGTCATTCGCATCATTGCAGAATGTCAGCCGATGCAGCATTATCCTGTCATGCGCAGCTTGCGCGCCGACATCAAGCGAATGTTTGACGAACGCGGTATTGAGGCACCGTATCCGCATATGGTGATGATTCCGCATCCCGGTGAAGAGAACCGGATGGAGAAAGAGGAAAGAGAAGAAAAAGCTTCATCATAA
- a CDS encoding aminotransferase class V-fold PLP-dependent enzyme — protein sequence MRTIYLDNAASTWPKPPEVSKAVAKCIDEYAANPGRGGHKLSLKASKAVYQARVRLARLFNVKNPNDIFFTVNATHALNQAIKGFVKAGDHVITTSLEHNSVRRPLEFLRKEAGIQITYIKPENHQFSLDAITSAIQDNTTMIVVSHASNLLGTIAPVKEIGLIAREAGIAYLVDASQTAGILPLDVEEMQMDMLAFPGHKGLYGPQGTGGLYVRSSVELVPLLHGGTGSHSEEIDQPMTRPDRYESGTVNTPGIAGLAAGVDFVLETGVDTIRRKEWNLTRLLLDKLSEMEGVRVFGPDKDVERVGVVPFMLEGVDASELAYILDQEYNIAVRAGFHCTPLAHETAGTSDTGAVRVSFGYFNEEEDIDILIKALQEIKEAFVI from the coding sequence ATGCGAACAATCTACCTGGATAATGCTGCCTCTACCTGGCCAAAGCCACCGGAAGTAAGTAAGGCGGTGGCGAAATGTATTGATGAATATGCTGCAAACCCTGGTCGCGGTGGACACAAACTATCGCTTAAAGCAAGCAAAGCAGTATATCAGGCAAGGGTCCGGTTGGCCCGACTTTTTAATGTGAAAAATCCGAACGATATTTTCTTTACCGTAAATGCTACGCATGCGCTGAACCAAGCAATTAAGGGATTTGTAAAAGCAGGAGACCATGTAATCACAACGTCGTTAGAGCATAATTCTGTTCGACGTCCGTTGGAATTCTTGCGTAAAGAAGCAGGTATACAGATTACATATATTAAGCCAGAAAATCATCAATTTTCCTTGGATGCTATTACATCTGCCATTCAAGACAATACTACAATGATTGTCGTAAGCCATGCTTCTAATCTACTGGGCACGATTGCACCGGTAAAAGAAATCGGGCTTATCGCCCGGGAAGCAGGTATTGCTTATCTAGTGGATGCATCACAAACGGCTGGAATCCTTCCGCTTGATGTAGAAGAGATGCAAATGGATATGCTGGCTTTTCCGGGACACAAAGGGTTATATGGCCCGCAGGGAACTGGAGGCTTGTATGTTCGTTCCTCTGTTGAATTAGTGCCATTGCTGCACGGTGGTACAGGTAGTCATTCAGAAGAGATTGATCAACCGATGACGCGTCCAGATCGCTATGAGAGCGGTACGGTAAATACGCCGGGTATTGCGGGACTAGCTGCTGGCGTGGATTTTGTTCTAGAGACAGGCGTAGACACTATTCGTCGGAAAGAGTGGAATTTAACACGCCTTCTACTGGATAAATTGTCTGAGATGGAAGGGGTACGCGTTTTTGGACCGGATAAAGACGTAGAACGAGTAGGTGTTGTGCCGTTTATGCTTGAAGGCGTTGATGCATCAGAGCTTGCTTATATTCTAGATCAGGAGTATAACATTGCTGTACGTGCAGGATTTCACTGTACGCCGCTTGCACACGAGACAGCTGGAACGAGCGACACGGGCGCTGTACGGGTTAGCTTTGGATATTTTAATGAAGAAGAAGATATTGATATACTCATAAAGGCTTTGCAGGAAATTAAGGAAGCTTTTGTTATATAG